From Streptomyces griseorubiginosus, one genomic window encodes:
- a CDS encoding CDGSH iron-sulfur domain-containing protein, producing the protein MPNSPSDGDRPCRVRIQQRGPLLVEGPVEVELEDGSTVTSDRFRVALCTCRRSRRYPWCDTSHRERKRP; encoded by the coding sequence GTGCCGAACTCCCCCTCTGACGGCGACCGTCCGTGCCGCGTCCGGATCCAGCAACGGGGCCCGCTGCTGGTGGAGGGCCCGGTGGAAGTGGAACTGGAGGACGGCAGCACGGTCACCTCCGACCGCTTCCGGGTGGCCCTGTGCACGTGTCGGCGCAGTCGCCGCTATCCCTGGTGCGACACCAGCCACCGGGAACGCAAGCGTCCGTAG
- a CDS encoding protease inhibitor, with the protein MRNTARWAATLGLTATAVCGPLTGAALAEPAAAPLSLYAPSALVLTLGHGDSAATVTPERAVTLTCAPRPSGTHPAASPACAELRAVDGDFDALADRSDVQCTREYDPVVVTVDGVWRGKRVSYERTFANECVKNSYGTSVFTF; encoded by the coding sequence ATGCGGAACACCGCGCGCTGGGCAGCGACCCTCGGCCTCACGGCCACCGCCGTCTGCGGACCCCTGACCGGGGCCGCGCTCGCCGAGCCGGCCGCCGCCCCCCTGAGCCTGTACGCCCCCTCGGCTCTCGTGCTCACCCTCGGCCACGGCGACAGCGCCGCCACCGTCACCCCGGAACGGGCCGTGACCCTGACCTGTGCCCCGAGGCCCTCGGGCACCCATCCGGCCGCGAGCCCGGCCTGCGCGGAACTGCGCGCCGTCGACGGGGACTTCGACGCCCTGGCGGACAGATCGGACGTCCAGTGCACCCGGGAGTACGACCCCGTGGTGGTCACGGTCGACGGCGTCTGGCGGGGCAAGCGCGTCTCCTACGAGCGGACCTTCGCCAACGAGTGCGTGAAGAACTCCTACGGGACCAGCGTCTTCACGTTCTGA
- a CDS encoding lactate 2-monooxygenase: MAKHWADFQYEIYLNGMSGAVPRLPTDLTRLEELTEQRLGPGPVGYVAGSAGDGSTARANRAALERRRIVPRMLRDVHQRDLSVEVLGRALPAPLALAPVGVLSIMHPDAESAAARAAAAQGVPYILSSASSTPMEQVAEAMGDAERWFQLYWPKDPEVALSFLGRAKAAGYTALVVTLDTPLLSWRPRDLDQAYLPFLHGVGTANYFSDPAFQAGLAKPVHEDPNAAVLHFVGMFADPGKTWPDLALLREHWDGPIVLKGVLHPDDARLAADAGMDGVVVSNHGGRQVAGSVAAADALPRVVEAVGDRLTVLFDSGIRTGDDVFKALALGARAVLLGRPYVYGLGLDGQPGVEHVIRCLLAELDLTLALSGHATPATIGPDDLVEDRV, translated from the coding sequence ATGGCCAAGCACTGGGCGGACTTCCAGTACGAGATCTACCTGAACGGCATGTCCGGCGCGGTGCCCCGGCTGCCCACCGACCTGACCCGGCTCGAGGAGCTCACCGAGCAGCGGCTCGGCCCCGGCCCGGTGGGCTATGTGGCGGGCAGCGCGGGCGACGGCAGTACGGCGCGGGCGAACCGGGCGGCCCTGGAGCGGCGCCGGATCGTCCCCCGCATGCTGCGGGACGTGCACCAACGCGACCTGTCGGTCGAGGTGTTGGGCCGTGCCCTGCCCGCCCCGCTGGCCCTGGCGCCGGTCGGCGTGCTGTCGATCATGCACCCGGACGCGGAGTCCGCCGCCGCCCGGGCCGCCGCCGCGCAGGGGGTGCCGTACATCCTGTCGTCGGCCTCCAGCACGCCGATGGAGCAGGTCGCCGAGGCGATGGGGGACGCCGAGCGCTGGTTCCAGCTGTACTGGCCGAAGGACCCCGAGGTCGCGCTCAGCTTCCTCGGCCGGGCGAAGGCGGCCGGGTACACGGCCCTGGTCGTCACCCTGGACACCCCGCTGCTGTCCTGGCGGCCCCGCGACCTCGACCAGGCGTATCTGCCGTTCCTGCACGGCGTGGGCACCGCCAACTACTTCTCCGACCCGGCGTTCCAGGCGGGCCTGGCCAAGCCGGTGCACGAGGACCCGAACGCGGCCGTGCTGCACTTCGTGGGCATGTTCGCGGACCCCGGCAAGACCTGGCCCGACCTCGCGTTGCTCCGGGAGCACTGGGACGGCCCGATCGTCCTCAAGGGCGTCCTGCACCCGGACGACGCCCGGCTCGCCGCCGACGCCGGGATGGACGGGGTCGTGGTCTCCAACCACGGCGGCCGGCAGGTGGCCGGGTCCGTCGCCGCGGCCGACGCGCTGCCCCGGGTGGTGGAGGCGGTCGGCGACCGGCTGACGGTCCTCTTCGACAGCGGCATCCGCACCGGCGACGACGTCTTCAAGGCCCTCGCCCTCGGCGCCCGCGCGGTGCTGCTCGGACGGCCGTACGTCTACGGTCTAGGGCTCGACGGACAGCCCGGCGTCGAGCATGTGATCCGCTGCCTGCTCGCCGAACTGGACCTCACGCTCGCCCTGTCGGGCCACGCGACCCCGGCGACGATCGGCCCCGACGACCTCGTGGAGGACCGCGTGTGA
- a CDS encoding alpha/beta fold hydrolase — translation MTNFVLVAGARLGASAWDEVAAELRAAGHEPRPLTLSGLAEKRGVPAGQQTHVRDIVDEVERLDLREVVLVGHSYSGVPVGQAAQRIGGRLRRVVFVDSSVPVDGESFLDGWPSDDVRRTIEESGGFWRPVGPEHYADQGLTDEQISRIIDRSSPHPGATLTEPAVLTGPLDKLPATYIKCLLDGEEPMPVVAELLKNESWELVEMDTGHWPMFSRPRELAGILAELGAS, via the coding sequence ATGACCAACTTCGTACTGGTGGCGGGCGCGAGGCTCGGGGCGTCGGCGTGGGACGAGGTCGCGGCGGAACTGCGCGCGGCCGGGCACGAACCGCGCCCGCTGACCCTGTCGGGCCTCGCGGAGAAGCGGGGCGTACCGGCGGGACAGCAGACGCATGTGCGGGACATCGTCGACGAGGTCGAGCGGCTGGATCTGCGCGAGGTGGTGCTGGTCGGGCACAGCTACTCGGGCGTCCCGGTGGGGCAGGCGGCCCAGCGGATCGGCGGCAGGCTGCGGCGCGTGGTGTTCGTCGACTCGAGCGTCCCCGTCGACGGGGAGTCCTTCCTGGACGGCTGGCCCAGTGACGACGTCCGCAGGACGATCGAGGAGAGCGGCGGCTTCTGGCGGCCCGTGGGCCCGGAGCACTACGCCGACCAGGGTCTGACGGACGAGCAGATATCCCGGATCATCGACCGCTCGTCCCCGCATCCGGGTGCGACGCTCACCGAGCCCGCCGTCCTCACCGGCCCCCTCGACAAGCTCCCGGCCACCTACATCAAGTGCCTCCTCGACGGCGAGGAGCCGATGCCGGTCGTGGCCGAACTGCTGAAGAACGAGAGCTGGGAACTGGTCGAGATGGACACCGGGCACTGGCCGATGTTCTCCCGGCCCCGCGAACTGGCCGGGATCCTCGCCGAGCTCGGGGCCTCCTGA
- a CDS encoding iron-containing redox enzyme family protein yields the protein MPHDRHQEPSLPSARGPVSAAVREYLLGTGPLPRHEAVAGADVYGDDLQLALYLCYELHYRGFADVSPDREWDPDLLRTRAALEHRFLSALRTDTPAHDSVEDALADLLVEPVEGTGVSHFLSKEGELWQVREYAAQRSLYHLKEADPHAWVLPRLWGRAKAGMAAVEFDEFGGGRPERVHARLFADLMTDLGLDTTYGHYLEAASAEMLATVNLMSLLGLHRSLRGALVGHFAAVEITSSPGSRRLADAMRRTGAGPAAEHFYDEHVEADAVHEQVVRHDVIGGLLAEEPHLAPDVAFGIDATGYVEDRFAARLLDDWRAGRSSLRTLEASETSHIF from the coding sequence ATGCCACACGATCGTCATCAGGAACCATCGCTGCCGTCCGCCCGGGGTCCGGTCTCCGCGGCCGTCCGGGAGTATCTGCTCGGCACCGGACCACTGCCCCGCCACGAGGCCGTCGCGGGCGCGGACGTGTACGGCGACGACCTCCAGCTCGCCCTGTACCTCTGCTACGAACTGCACTACCGCGGCTTCGCGGACGTCTCCCCCGACCGCGAGTGGGACCCGGACCTGCTGCGCACCCGGGCGGCCCTGGAACACCGCTTCCTGTCCGCGCTGCGCACCGACACCCCGGCGCACGACAGCGTCGAGGACGCGCTCGCCGACCTGCTGGTCGAGCCGGTCGAGGGCACCGGGGTCAGCCACTTCCTGAGCAAGGAGGGCGAGCTGTGGCAGGTCCGCGAGTACGCGGCCCAGCGCTCGCTGTACCACCTCAAGGAGGCCGACCCTCACGCGTGGGTGCTGCCCCGGCTGTGGGGGCGGGCCAAGGCGGGCATGGCGGCGGTGGAGTTCGACGAGTTCGGCGGCGGCCGCCCCGAGCGCGTCCACGCCCGCCTCTTCGCCGACCTGATGACGGACCTGGGCCTGGACACGACGTACGGGCACTACCTGGAAGCGGCGAGCGCGGAGATGCTCGCCACGGTGAACCTCATGTCGCTACTGGGTCTGCACCGCAGCCTGCGCGGCGCGCTGGTGGGACACTTCGCCGCGGTCGAGATCACCTCCTCGCCCGGCTCCCGGCGGCTCGCCGACGCGATGCGCCGCACCGGTGCCGGACCGGCCGCCGAGCACTTCTACGACGAGCACGTCGAGGCGGACGCCGTCCACGAACAGGTCGTACGCCACGACGTCATCGGCGGTCTGCTGGCCGAGGAGCCGCATCTCGCCCCGGACGTGGCCTTCGGCATCGACGCCACCGGATACGTCGAGGACCGCTTCGCCGCCCGCCTGCTCGACGACTGGCGCGCCGGACGCTCGTCCCTGCGGACACTCGAGGCGTCCGAAACCTCCCATATTTTCTGA
- a CDS encoding HemK2/MTQ2 family protein methyltransferase encodes MADVRSLTPPLALPGVYAPQEDTALLAGALSEEPLPPGAHVLDVGTGTGALALQAARRGSRVTAVDVSWRAVCTARANAWLTGASVRVHRGNLFTPVRDQSFDLILTNPPYVPAPTGNGRPPRGRARAWDAGHDGRSVLDRVCREAPGLLRPGGVLLIVHSALSDPGRTVGHLRGAGLKAAVTRRHRIAFGPVLRERVDWLRERGLLTPDATDEKEELVVVRAELPL; translated from the coding sequence TTGGCCGACGTGAGATCACTGACTCCGCCTTTGGCCCTCCCCGGTGTGTACGCCCCGCAGGAGGACACCGCGCTCCTTGCCGGAGCCCTGTCCGAAGAACCACTGCCACCGGGAGCCCACGTCCTGGACGTCGGTACCGGCACCGGTGCGCTGGCACTCCAGGCGGCGCGTCGGGGCAGCCGGGTGACCGCGGTCGACGTGTCCTGGCGTGCCGTGTGCACGGCCCGGGCGAACGCCTGGCTGACCGGGGCGTCGGTCCGCGTCCACCGGGGGAACCTCTTCACACCGGTGCGGGACCAGTCGTTCGACCTCATCCTGACCAACCCGCCGTACGTCCCCGCCCCCACGGGGAACGGCCGGCCACCGCGCGGACGGGCGCGGGCCTGGGACGCGGGGCACGACGGGCGGTCCGTGCTGGACCGGGTCTGCCGGGAGGCACCCGGCCTGCTGCGCCCCGGGGGTGTGCTGCTGATCGTGCACTCCGCACTGAGCGATCCCGGGCGGACCGTGGGACATCTGCGCGGGGCGGGCCTCAAGGCGGCCGTGACCCGCCGTCACAGGATCGCTTTCGGACCGGTGTTGCGGGAGCGGGTGGACTGGCTGCGGGAGCGCGGCCTGCTGACCCCCGACGCCACCGACGAGAAGGAAGAGCTGGTGGTCGTCCGTGCCGAACTCCCCCTCTGA